A section of the Roseomonas marmotae genome encodes:
- a CDS encoding polysaccharide biosynthesis/export family protein, with the protein MRFKRGLPSLLLAVALMQAGPIAGAAQAQTAQQIQQFQQQGGGDGQQPLNAPTPGLMMQPGVQVPSLLPQDTIVNRAGSTTEAEAGATAQGPLAEPQRFPGPSRTVFGAALFARTAPTPSDTGNPNYRLNPGDRVSVRVWGPVESEVIGTLDTQGNIFLPSVGPLRLAGTRAGDLQRTVEAEVRRVYTQQVQVYAVLLSASRLGVFVTGYVRVPGRHMGSASDTALDFLLRAGGVDPARGSYRDITVNRGGRVVQRIDLYPFLLRGVLPDISLQEGDTIVVGSQGATISADGAVRNNYLFEVNGRSMQGQELIDLAGPLPAATNAVVRGTRNSQPWSRYATLADLRRLPLLDQDTVSFITDAPAPTVRVFVEGSRIGPSVLVADRDANLCQVLDYVEVNPSLADTSSVYVLRKRLAAQQQRSINEALDRLERQLFTASSATTGVAEIRTQEAQLVSNYIQRGRRIQPEGRLVAVDNAGRCASIRLEDGDTIVIPERSDTVLVGGEVLNPQAVVWRQGMTVRDYLKAAGGVTQRGDDGAVMIRRASGQVILDPREGPRPGDELIALPQLGAKSFQIARDLLSLIYQSALSAAYINNL; encoded by the coding sequence ATGCGCTTTAAACGCGGTCTTCCCTCCCTCCTGCTGGCCGTCGCGCTGATGCAGGCGGGGCCAATCGCGGGGGCCGCACAGGCGCAGACCGCCCAGCAGATCCAGCAGTTCCAGCAGCAAGGGGGCGGCGACGGTCAGCAGCCGCTGAACGCGCCGACGCCCGGGCTGATGATGCAGCCGGGCGTGCAGGTGCCTTCGCTGCTGCCGCAGGACACGATCGTCAACCGCGCCGGTAGCACCACCGAGGCCGAGGCCGGCGCCACGGCGCAGGGCCCGCTGGCGGAGCCGCAGCGCTTCCCAGGCCCCAGCCGCACCGTCTTCGGCGCCGCGCTCTTCGCCCGCACGGCACCGACGCCTTCCGACACCGGCAACCCGAACTACCGGCTCAACCCCGGCGACCGCGTCAGCGTCCGCGTCTGGGGGCCTGTGGAGTCGGAGGTGATCGGCACGCTGGACACCCAGGGCAACATCTTCCTGCCCTCCGTCGGGCCGCTGCGCCTGGCTGGCACCCGCGCGGGTGACCTGCAGCGCACGGTCGAGGCCGAGGTGCGCCGGGTCTATACCCAGCAGGTGCAGGTCTATGCCGTCCTGCTCTCGGCCAGCCGCCTCGGCGTCTTCGTCACGGGCTATGTCCGCGTCCCCGGCCGGCACATGGGCTCGGCCTCCGACACCGCGCTGGACTTCCTGCTGCGCGCCGGCGGCGTCGATCCCGCCCGCGGCTCCTATCGTGACATCACCGTCAACCGCGGTGGCCGGGTGGTGCAGCGCATCGACCTCTACCCCTTCCTGCTGCGGGGCGTCCTGCCGGATATCTCCCTCCAGGAAGGCGACACCATCGTCGTCGGCAGCCAGGGCGCGACCATCTCGGCCGATGGCGCGGTGCGGAACAACTACCTCTTCGAGGTCAATGGTCGCAGCATGCAGGGGCAGGAGCTGATCGACCTCGCCGGTCCCCTGCCCGCGGCCACCAATGCCGTGGTGCGCGGCACCCGCAACAGCCAGCCCTGGTCCCGCTATGCTACCCTGGCGGATCTGCGCCGGCTGCCGCTGCTGGACCAGGACACCGTCTCCTTCATCACCGACGCCCCGGCGCCCACCGTGCGCGTCTTCGTAGAAGGCAGCCGCATCGGCCCCTCCGTGCTGGTGGCGGACCGCGACGCCAATCTCTGCCAGGTGCTGGATTACGTCGAGGTGAACCCTTCCCTGGCCGATACCAGCTCCGTCTACGTGTTGCGCAAGCGGCTGGCGGCGCAGCAGCAGCGCTCGATCAACGAGGCGCTGGACCGGCTGGAGCGGCAGCTCTTCACCGCCTCCTCCGCCACCACGGGCGTGGCCGAGATCCGCACCCAGGAGGCGCAGCTCGTCTCCAACTACATCCAGCGCGGCCGCCGCATCCAGCCGGAAGGCCGGCTGGTGGCGGTGGACAATGCCGGCCGCTGCGCCAGCATCCGGCTGGAGGACGGCGACACCATCGTCATCCCCGAGCGTTCCGACACCGTCCTGGTGGGCGGCGAGGTGCTGAACCCGCAGGCCGTGGTCTGGCGCCAGGGCATGACCGTTCGCGACTACCTGAAGGCCGCCGGCGGCGTGACGCAGCGCGGCGACGACGGCGCGGTGATGATCCGCCGCGCCAGCGGCCAGGTGATCCTCGACCCGCGGGAGGGCCCGCGCCCCGGCGACGAGCTGATCGCCCTGCCGCAGCTGGGGGCCAAGAGCTTCCAGATCGCGCGCGACCTGCTCTCGCTGATTTACCAGTCGGCGCTCTCGGCCGCCTATATCAACAACCTCTAG
- a CDS encoding capsule biosynthesis protein, with the protein MSAGRGRAAPRRGLAQALWKRRHFLLLVVLPTLIAAIYLYGFAAGQYVSEARFVVRGQQEGRASASLGQVLGAAAGFKQVPEEAMTVRDYLGSYDAIAALKERIGLLEIYRRPEADFLARLWDPDMPAEFLQIYYNHMNDVQVDNTGGITTIRARAFRPEDAQRIAEEQLRLSEEFVNQLSSRARESSLATAQSELERAEQRVVAAQDAITAWRQREQAVDPATLAQINQAGFAALDKELNTARTELQEKQAFMRSDNPQIATLRNRIQALETRIRVERDRLSNGDEALPERIAVFERLAQEREFANRQLASATASLETARIDAQRQQLFLSRVVQPNLAEYPLYPRSFIFLISLFAVLTMLYGVGWLLIAGVREHAL; encoded by the coding sequence ATGTCCGCCGGCCGGGGCCGCGCGGCCCCCCGGCGCGGCCTGGCCCAGGCGCTCTGGAAACGCCGGCACTTCCTGCTGCTGGTGGTGCTGCCGACCCTCATCGCCGCCATCTACCTCTATGGCTTCGCCGCCGGCCAGTATGTCTCCGAGGCCCGCTTCGTGGTGCGCGGGCAGCAGGAAGGCCGCGCCTCCGCCTCCCTGGGCCAGGTGCTGGGCGCCGCCGCGGGCTTCAAGCAGGTGCCGGAAGAAGCCATGACGGTGCGCGACTATCTCGGCTCGTACGACGCCATCGCGGCCTTGAAGGAACGGATTGGGCTGCTGGAGATCTACCGCCGCCCCGAGGCCGACTTCCTGGCGCGGCTCTGGGACCCGGATATGCCGGCCGAGTTCCTGCAGATCTACTACAACCACATGAACGATGTGCAGGTGGACAATACCGGCGGCATCACCACCATCCGCGCCCGTGCCTTCCGGCCGGAGGATGCCCAGCGGATCGCGGAGGAGCAGCTCCGCCTCTCCGAGGAATTCGTCAACCAGCTCTCCTCCCGTGCCCGCGAATCCTCCCTCGCCACGGCGCAGAGCGAGCTGGAGCGGGCCGAGCAGCGCGTGGTCGCCGCCCAGGATGCCATCACGGCATGGCGGCAGCGTGAACAGGCGGTGGACCCGGCCACCCTGGCCCAGATCAACCAGGCCGGCTTCGCGGCGCTGGACAAGGAACTGAACACCGCCCGCACCGAGTTGCAGGAGAAACAGGCCTTCATGCGGTCCGACAATCCGCAGATCGCGACGCTGCGCAACCGCATCCAGGCGCTGGAGACCCGCATCCGCGTCGAGCGCGACCGGCTTTCCAATGGCGATGAAGCCCTGCCCGAGCGGATCGCCGTCTTCGAGCGGCTGGCGCAGGAGCGGGAATTCGCCAACCGCCAGCTCGCCTCCGCCACCGCCTCGCTGGAGACGGCGCGGATCGACGCGCAGCGCCAGCAACTCTTCCTCTCCCGCGTGGTGCAGCCGAACCTGGCGGAATATCCGCTCTATCCGCGCTCCTTCATCTTTCTGATCAGCCTCTTCGCCGTGCTGACCATGCTCTACGGGGTCGGCTGGCTTCTCATTGCCGGGGTTCGCGAACATGCGCTTTAA
- a CDS encoding ABC transporter ATP-binding protein, with protein MIEMIDVWKSFYSHKTGGQNIVLRGVHGRIRKGDHIGVLGRNGSGKSTLMRLLSGVENPTRGVIRREMSISWPIGGAYGLQVVASGAANARFIARLYGTPVQQTQDFVEEFAELGRYYYEPVHTYSSGMVSRLLMGLSFAVDFDCYLVDEALSTGDARFAAKCRHMLEVRRENAAMILVSHNAMHVRQYCDTAAILRNGMLEFYEDVDEAIAAYQGL; from the coding sequence ATGATCGAGATGATCGACGTCTGGAAGAGCTTCTACAGCCACAAGACAGGCGGCCAGAATATCGTGCTGCGCGGCGTCCACGGGCGCATCCGCAAGGGCGACCATATCGGCGTCCTCGGGCGGAACGGTTCCGGTAAATCGACGCTGATGCGCCTGTTGAGCGGTGTGGAGAACCCTACCCGCGGCGTGATCCGGCGGGAGATGAGCATCTCCTGGCCGATTGGCGGAGCCTACGGCCTGCAGGTGGTCGCCAGCGGTGCCGCCAATGCGCGCTTCATCGCCCGCCTCTATGGCACGCCCGTGCAGCAGACCCAGGATTTCGTCGAGGAATTCGCGGAACTCGGGCGGTACTATTACGAGCCCGTGCATACCTATTCCTCCGGCATGGTCAGCCGCCTGCTGATGGGCCTGTCCTTCGCGGTGGACTTCGACTGCTACCTGGTGGACGAAGCACTCTCGACCGGCGATGCCCGCTTCGCAGCCAAATGCCGGCACATGCTGGAGGTCCGGCGAGAGAACGCGGCCATGATTCTTGTGTCGCACAACGCCATGCATGTGCGCCAATACTGCGATACGGCCGCCATTCTCCGGAACGGCATGCTGGAATTCTATGAGGATGTCGATGAAGCTATCGCCGCCTACCAGGGTCTCTGA
- a CDS encoding ABC transporter permease, whose product MSAHVPRRRSVNTLAAQIRVIHALVIREMQLRFGQSRLGYLWLVGEPMILAVGISTVHWVSGHGLPNNIPIFLFYGLGYAPFFMFRSIMARNATAVVGSSNLLFHRSIKLHDLTMSRTVLEAAACIPVILIFVLGGIIFAGIWPSDPGLFVLSLIFSALLGHGLGTLTAALIVFFEPLERVVHPLTYLMMPLSGAFGMLDSLPEGARNVLLYNPLAHVHEALRYAQWGDRLVAYYSIPYILICILVLNLVAIAALRAARPHVSISM is encoded by the coding sequence ATGAGCGCCCATGTTCCGCGGCGCCGCAGCGTTAACACGCTTGCGGCACAAATCCGCGTGATCCACGCCCTGGTCATCCGCGAGATGCAGCTGCGCTTCGGCCAGTCACGCCTCGGCTATCTGTGGCTCGTCGGCGAGCCGATGATACTCGCGGTCGGCATCTCCACCGTCCACTGGGTCTCCGGCCACGGCCTGCCCAACAATATCCCGATCTTCCTGTTCTACGGCCTGGGCTACGCCCCATTCTTCATGTTCCGCAGCATCATGGCGCGCAACGCCACGGCTGTCGTCGGGAGCAGCAACCTGCTCTTCCACCGCAGCATCAAGCTGCACGACCTCACCATGTCGCGCACGGTGCTGGAGGCGGCGGCCTGTATCCCCGTCATCCTGATCTTCGTGCTTGGCGGCATCATCTTCGCCGGCATCTGGCCCTCGGACCCCGGGCTCTTCGTGCTGAGCCTGATCTTCAGCGCCCTTCTGGGCCATGGCCTTGGCACTCTGACAGCGGCTCTGATCGTCTTCTTCGAGCCGCTGGAACGCGTCGTGCACCCGCTGACCTACCTGATGATGCCGCTCTCCGGCGCCTTCGGCATGCTCGATTCCCTGCCCGAAGGGGCCAGGAACGTCCTGCTCTACAACCCCCTGGCCCATGTGCATGAGGCGCTCCGCTACGCGCAGTGGGGCGACCGGCTCGTGGCCTATTACAGCATCCCCTATATCCTGATCTGCATCCTCGTGCTGAACCTCGTCGCCATCGCGGCTCTGCGCGCGGCACGGCCGCACGTCTCGATCTCGATGTAA
- a CDS encoding CsbD family protein encodes MDKNRIDGAANQVKGAVKQAAGKVTGDTSTEVEGAAQKNAGKVQSTVGKAKDDARDIAKG; translated from the coding sequence ATGGACAAGAATCGCATCGACGGTGCCGCCAACCAGGTCAAGGGCGCCGTGAAGCAGGCGGCCGGTAAAGTGACCGGCGATACCAGCACCGAGGTCGAGGGCGCCGCGCAGAAGAACGCCGGCAAGGTCCAGAGCACGGTCGGCAAGGCCAAGGATGACGCGCGCGACATAGCCAAGGGCTGA
- the ffh gene encoding signal recognition particle protein, with translation MFEALSGKLNGVFDRLRRRGALTEADVAEASREVRIALLEADVALPVVKDIVAKVRERAVGQDVIKSVSPAQQVIKIVNDCLVEALGGGEGVEPVAPGISLAAAAPVPILMVGLQGSGKTTTSGKIALRLRTRDRKKVLLASLDVHRPAAQLQLETLAKQAGVASLPIIQGQTPLEIAARAMQVARNELYDVVILDTAGRLSIDEALMEEVAQVKAATKPHESLLVVDAMTGQDAVQTARAFNERVGITGIVMTRIDGDARGGAALSMRAITGAPIKLMGAGEKLEALEDFHPDRIASRILGMGDIVSLVEKAAETIDRAEAEKLAAKMQKGQFDLEDYASQLKQIGKMGSLSGILGMLPGIGKMKAQLENANLDNGILKRQAAIIGSMTVKERRNPDILKASRKKRIAAGAGATVQDVNRLLKQFDDMSAMMKRMNKLGQKGLMRGGLGALLPGAGGKRPF, from the coding sequence ATGTTCGAGGCTTTGTCCGGCAAGCTGAACGGGGTTTTCGACCGGCTGCGCCGCCGTGGCGCGCTGACGGAAGCCGACGTGGCCGAGGCGTCGCGGGAAGTCCGCATCGCCCTGCTGGAAGCCGATGTCGCGCTGCCGGTGGTGAAGGATATCGTGGCCAAGGTGCGCGAGCGCGCCGTGGGCCAGGATGTCATCAAATCCGTCTCCCCCGCCCAGCAGGTCATCAAGATCGTCAACGACTGCCTGGTGGAAGCACTGGGCGGCGGTGAGGGCGTGGAGCCCGTGGCCCCCGGCATCAGCCTGGCGGCGGCGGCCCCGGTGCCGATCCTGATGGTCGGCCTCCAGGGCTCGGGCAAGACCACGACCTCCGGCAAGATCGCGCTGCGTCTGCGGACGCGGGACCGCAAGAAGGTCCTGCTGGCCAGCCTCGACGTGCACCGCCCCGCCGCGCAGCTCCAGCTGGAGACGCTGGCGAAGCAGGCGGGTGTCGCCAGCCTTCCGATCATCCAGGGCCAGACGCCGCTGGAGATCGCCGCCCGCGCCATGCAGGTGGCGCGCAACGAGCTTTACGACGTCGTCATCCTCGACACCGCCGGCCGCCTCTCGATCGACGAGGCGCTGATGGAAGAGGTGGCGCAGGTCAAGGCCGCCACCAAGCCGCATGAGAGCCTGCTGGTGGTCGATGCCATGACCGGCCAGGACGCGGTGCAGACGGCGCGCGCCTTCAATGAGCGCGTGGGCATCACCGGCATCGTCATGACGCGCATCGACGGCGATGCGCGCGGCGGTGCCGCGCTCTCCATGCGCGCCATCACGGGCGCGCCGATCAAGCTGATGGGCGCCGGCGAGAAGCTGGAAGCCCTGGAGGATTTCCACCCCGACCGTATCGCCAGCCGCATCCTCGGCATGGGCGATATCGTCTCCCTGGTGGAGAAGGCGGCCGAGACCATCGACCGCGCCGAGGCCGAGAAGCTGGCCGCGAAGATGCAGAAGGGTCAGTTCGACCTGGAAGACTATGCTTCGCAGCTCAAGCAGATCGGTAAGATGGGCTCGCTCTCCGGCATCCTCGGCATGCTGCCCGGCATCGGCAAGATGAAGGCGCAGCTCGAGAACGCCAATCTCGACAACGGCATCCTCAAGCGTCAGGCCGCCATCATCGGCAGCATGACGGTGAAGGAGCGCCGCAATCCCGACATCCTGAAGGCCTCCCGCAAGAAGCGCATCGCCGCCGGCGCGGGGGCGACCGTTCAGGACGTGAACCGGCTGCTCAAGCAGTTCGACGATATGTCCGCGATGATGAAGCGGATGAACAAGCTCGGCCAGAAGGGGCTGATGCGCGGCGGTTTAGGCGCGCTTCTTCCCGGGGCCGGGGGCAAACGCCCCTTCTGA
- the rpsP gene encoding 30S ribosomal protein S16, with protein sequence MGLKIRLARAGAKKRPYYHIVVADSRSPRDGRFIEKLGSYNPMLPADHAERVRLFEERIKHWLSHGAVATDRVAKFLGKAELAPMPVFREQPKQSAPKKKAQERAAAAAAAAG encoded by the coding sequence ATGGGCCTGAAGATCCGCCTCGCTCGCGCCGGTGCCAAGAAGCGCCCCTACTACCACATCGTGGTGGCCGACAGCCGTTCGCCGCGCGACGGCCGCTTCATCGAGAAGCTGGGCAGCTACAACCCGATGCTGCCGGCCGACCATGCCGAGCGCGTGCGCCTGTTCGAAGAGCGCATCAAGCACTGGCTGAGCCATGGCGCCGTGGCGACCGACCGCGTGGCCAAGTTCCTCGGCAAGGCCGAACTGGCGCCGATGCCGGTGTTCCGCGAGCAGCCGAAGCAGTCCGCACCGAAGAAGAAGGCGCAGGAGCGCGCCGCCGCGGCCGCCGCCGCGGCCGGCTGA
- the rimM gene encoding ribosome maturation factor RimM (Essential for efficient processing of 16S rRNA), which translates to MTTQRILVGEIGRPHGVRGLVRVQSFTAEPAAIAGYGPLSDESGERCFVLEWLSGGLARIDGITDRDAAAKLTGTRLYVDRDRLPPPAEEEFYLADLVGLTARDAGGQEIGQVRAVEDFGAGSFLTILTEAGKEVLVPFTRAAVPEVRVAEGWLVAVPPGEGALPEGVEAEPAQSPMDDAHALPRRQDVPRRGNPRPPRGGVIG; encoded by the coding sequence ATGACCACGCAGCGCATCCTGGTGGGGGAGATCGGACGGCCGCACGGTGTGCGCGGCCTTGTCCGTGTCCAGTCCTTCACCGCCGAGCCGGCGGCGATCGCCGGATATGGCCCGCTTTCCGATGAAAGCGGGGAACGTTGCTTCGTGCTGGAATGGCTGAGCGGTGGCCTGGCGCGCATCGACGGCATCACCGACCGTGACGCCGCCGCGAAGCTGACGGGCACGCGCCTCTATGTCGACCGCGACCGCCTGCCGCCTCCGGCGGAGGAGGAATTCTACCTCGCCGACCTGGTCGGCCTGACCGCCCGCGACGCGGGTGGCCAGGAGATCGGCCAGGTGCGGGCGGTGGAGGATTTCGGCGCAGGATCCTTCCTGACCATCCTGACGGAAGCCGGGAAGGAGGTGCTGGTGCCTTTCACCCGCGCCGCCGTGCCGGAGGTGAGGGTGGCCGAGGGCTGGCTGGTGGCCGTGCCCCCGGGAGAGGGTGCCCTGCCGGAAGGCGTGGAGGCCGAGCCGGCGCAGAGTCCGATGGACGATGCCCATGCGCTGCCGCGCCGCCAGGACGTGCCGCGCCGGGGCAATCCGCGCCCGCCGCGCGGGGGTGTCATCGGATGA
- the trmD gene encoding tRNA (guanosine(37)-N1)-methyltransferase TrmD → MSWHATALTLFPEMFPGTLGHSLAGRALREGKWSLDTLQIRDFATDRHRTVDDTPFGGGAGMVMRPDVMDAACEAALAGGAGRPLVYLTPRGRLLDQALVRELVAGPGVILVCGRYEGLDQRVIEKRGMREVSVGDYVLSGGEPAALVLLDACVRLLPGVMGGATSAEEESFSEGQAPLLEYPHYTRPAEWEGRAVPEILLSGHHAEVARWRRGMAEAATRERRPDLWSRRTPAGALSN, encoded by the coding sequence ATGAGCTGGCATGCCACCGCGCTCACGCTCTTCCCGGAGATGTTCCCGGGCACGCTGGGGCATTCCCTGGCCGGCCGCGCGCTGCGCGAGGGGAAGTGGAGCCTGGATACCCTCCAGATCCGCGACTTCGCGACGGACAGGCACCGCACCGTGGACGACACGCCCTTCGGGGGTGGCGCCGGGATGGTGATGCGGCCGGACGTGATGGATGCCGCCTGCGAGGCCGCCCTGGCCGGGGGCGCCGGGCGTCCGCTGGTCTATCTCACCCCGCGCGGGCGCCTGCTGGACCAGGCTCTGGTGCGGGAACTGGTGGCGGGGCCGGGGGTGATCCTGGTCTGCGGCCGCTACGAGGGGCTGGACCAGCGGGTGATCGAGAAGCGCGGCATGCGTGAGGTCTCGGTCGGCGACTATGTGCTGAGCGGGGGTGAGCCGGCGGCCCTGGTGCTGCTGGATGCCTGCGTGCGGCTGCTGCCGGGTGTGATGGGTGGGGCGACGAGCGCGGAGGAGGAGAGCTTCTCCGAAGGCCAGGCGCCCCTGCTGGAATACCCGCATTACACGCGGCCGGCGGAGTGGGAGGGTCGGGCTGTGCCCGAGATCCTGCTCTCCGGCCACCACGCCGAGGTGGCGCGCTGGCGCCGTGGCATGGCGGAGGCGGCGACGCGCGAGCGGCGGCCGGATCTCTGGTCGCGCCGCACCCCGGCGGGGGCTCTTTCAAATTGA
- the rplS gene encoding 50S ribosomal protein L19 produces MNLLQQFDAEQKERLLSARAVPDFAAGDTVRVMVKVVEGERTRTQAYEGVVIARSNKGLHSNFTVRKLSYGEGVERVFPLYSPNVAEIAVLRRGKVRRAKLYYLRGRTGKSARIAEKVVARAEKTQA; encoded by the coding sequence ATGAACCTGCTGCAGCAGTTCGACGCCGAGCAGAAGGAGCGCCTGCTCTCCGCCCGCGCCGTGCCCGATTTCGCCGCCGGCGACACCGTCCGCGTGATGGTGAAGGTGGTCGAGGGTGAGCGCACCCGTACCCAGGCCTATGAGGGCGTCGTGATCGCGCGCTCCAACAAGGGCCTGCACAGCAACTTCACGGTGCGCAAGCTCTCCTACGGTGAGGGTGTGGAGCGCGTCTTCCCGCTCTATTCCCCCAATGTGGCCGAGATCGCCGTGCTGCGCCGGGGCAAGGTGCGCCGCGCGAAGCTGTACTACCTGCGTGGCCGCACGGGTAAGTCCGCCCGCATCGCCGAGAAGGTGGTGGCGCGCGCGGAGAAGACCCAGGCCTGA
- the leuC gene encoding 3-isopropylmalate dehydratase large subunit, producing the protein MPMSATKPRTLFDKIWDAHVVETLPDGTALLYIDRHLVHEVTSPQAFEGLRMAGRRVRRLDGTVAVIDHNIATDESRYTGQIEDPESRLQVETLEKNVAEFGVPYIPLTDARQGIVHIVGPEQGLSLPGMTIVCGDSHTSTHGAMGALAFGIGTSEVEHVLATQTLLQKRAKNMRVTVNGKLPAGCTAKDIVLAIIGKIGTAGGTGHVIEYAGEAIRALDMAGRFTVCNMSIEAGARAGMIAPDETTFEYVKGRPFAPQGEALERAIQWWKSLPSDEGAHFDKEVVLDASEIVPMVSWGTSPEDVLPITATVPNPAEAADEARRAQLQRMVDYMGLTPGQKLTELKVDVVFIGSCTNSRIEDIRAAAEIVRGKTVAPGVRAMVVPGSGLVKHAAEAEGLDIVLKEAGFEWREAGCSMCLGMNPDKLTPGQRCASTSNRNFEGRQGPGGRTHLLSPAMAAAAAITGHLTDVREMA; encoded by the coding sequence ATGCCGATGTCGGCCACGAAGCCGCGTACGCTGTTCGACAAGATCTGGGACGCGCATGTCGTCGAAACCCTCCCGGACGGCACCGCGCTTCTTTATATCGACCGGCACCTCGTGCATGAGGTGACCAGCCCGCAGGCCTTCGAGGGCCTGCGCATGGCGGGCCGCAGGGTGCGGCGCCTAGACGGTACGGTCGCGGTGATCGACCACAACATCGCCACCGATGAGAGCCGCTACACCGGTCAGATCGAGGACCCCGAGAGCCGGCTGCAGGTCGAGACGCTGGAGAAGAACGTCGCCGAATTCGGTGTCCCCTATATCCCGCTGACCGACGCGCGGCAGGGCATCGTGCATATCGTGGGGCCGGAGCAGGGGCTTTCCCTGCCGGGCATGACCATCGTCTGCGGCGACAGCCATACCTCCACGCATGGCGCCATGGGTGCGCTGGCCTTCGGCATCGGCACCTCGGAGGTCGAACATGTGCTGGCCACCCAGACGCTGCTGCAGAAGCGTGCCAAGAACATGCGCGTCACGGTGAACGGCAAGCTGCCCGCCGGCTGCACCGCCAAGGACATCGTGCTGGCCATCATCGGCAAGATCGGCACCGCGGGCGGCACCGGCCATGTGATCGAATATGCCGGCGAGGCGATCCGCGCGCTGGACATGGCCGGGCGCTTCACCGTCTGCAACATGTCGATCGAGGCCGGTGCCCGCGCCGGCATGATCGCCCCGGATGAAACCACCTTCGAATATGTGAAGGGCCGCCCCTTCGCCCCGCAGGGCGAAGCACTGGAGCGTGCCATTCAGTGGTGGAAGAGCCTGCCTTCCGATGAAGGCGCGCATTTCGACAAGGAAGTGGTGCTCGACGCTTCCGAGATCGTGCCCATGGTCTCCTGGGGCACCAGCCCCGAGGACGTGCTGCCCATCACCGCCACCGTGCCCAACCCGGCCGAGGCGGCGGACGAGGCGCGCCGCGCCCAGTTGCAGCGCATGGTCGACTATATGGGCCTGACGCCCGGCCAGAAGCTGACCGAGCTGAAGGTGGATGTCGTCTTCATCGGCTCCTGCACCAACAGCCGCATCGAGGATATCCGGGCGGCGGCCGAGATCGTGCGCGGCAAGACCGTCGCCCCGGGCGTGCGCGCCATGGTGGTGCCGGGCTCCGGCCTGGTGAAGCACGCGGCCGAGGCCGAGGGGCTGGATATCGTGCTGAAGGAAGCCGGCTTCGAATGGCGTGAGGCCGGCTGCTCCATGTGCCTGGGCATGAACCCGGACAAGCTGACGCCGGGCCAGCGTTGCGCCTCGACCTCCAACCGCAACTTCGAAGGCCGCCAGGGTCCCGGCGGCCGAACCCACCTGCTGAGCCCCGCGATGGCCGCCGCCGCCGCCATCACCGGGCACCTGACCGATGTGCGGGAGATGGCCTGA
- the leuD gene encoding 3-isopropylmalate dehydratase small subunit: MDAFTTLTGIAAPLPMANVDTDKIIPARYLKTIQRTGLGKAAFANLRYREDGSENPDFVLNQEPYRKAEILIAHENFGCGSSREHAPWALLDFGIRCVIAPDFADIFHGNSFKNGILPIKLPREICDQLMEDARMGENARVTVDLERQVVVRPNGQEIPFEVDPLRRHMLLNGLDEIGQTMQRGTAIDGFEARQQSAQPWLYR, encoded by the coding sequence ATGGACGCCTTCACCACCCTGACCGGGATCGCAGCGCCGCTGCCCATGGCGAATGTCGATACCGACAAGATCATTCCCGCGCGCTACCTCAAGACCATCCAGCGCACGGGCCTGGGCAAGGCCGCCTTCGCCAATCTCCGCTACAGGGAGGATGGCAGCGAGAACCCGGATTTCGTGCTGAACCAGGAGCCTTACCGCAAGGCCGAGATCCTGATCGCGCATGAGAATTTCGGCTGCGGCTCCTCGCGCGAGCACGCGCCCTGGGCGCTGCTGGATTTCGGCATCCGCTGCGTCATCGCGCCGGATTTCGCCGATATCTTCCACGGCAACAGCTTCAAGAACGGCATCCTGCCCATCAAGCTGCCGCGCGAGATCTGCGACCAGCTGATGGAGGATGCGCGCATGGGCGAGAATGCGCGCGTCACCGTGGATCTGGAACGGCAGGTGGTGGTGCGGCCGAACGGGCAGGAAATTCCCTTCGAGGTTGATCCGCTGCGCCGGCACATGCTGCTGAACGGGCTGGACGAGATCGGCCAGACCATGCAGCGCGGCACCGCCATCGATGGTTTCGAGGCGCGGCAGCAATCCGCGCAGCCCTGGCTCTACCGCTGA